One part of the Rutidosis leptorrhynchoides isolate AG116_Rl617_1_P2 chromosome 1, CSIRO_AGI_Rlap_v1, whole genome shotgun sequence genome encodes these proteins:
- the LOC139844009 gene encoding uncharacterized protein: MARKGEHEQVSSVFLKAECDAIVRMNEFPLKLGDLEPFMVPCRVDGELKPTTSVVRLIDQSAGKKLGIIENLVIKVGELEFPEDFVVVDMITDKVVPIVLGRPFLAIAGALTDWRTGKLVLRDRGKTLSFKTKFTIKPPTP; the protein is encoded by the exons ATGGCGAGAAAAGGAGAGCATGAGCAGGTATCATCCGTGTTTCTTAAGGCGGAATGTGATGCTATAGTTAGGATGAATGAATTTCCACTGAAGTTAGGTGATCTTGAGCCGTTTATGGTGCCTTGTAGGGTTGATG GTGAACTTAAACCAACTACTTCAGTGGTTAGATTGATAGACCAGTCAGCTGGTAAGAAGTTAGGGATTATTGAAAATTTGGTTATTAAAGTTGGTGAATTAGAATTTCCTGAAGATTTTGTGGTTGTTGATATGATTACAGATAAGGTTGTACCAATTGTTCTAGGTAGACCATTTTTGGCAATTGCAGGTGCATTAACTGACTGGAGAACTGGAAAACTAGTTTTGAGGGATAGAGGTAAAACTTTAAGTTTTAAAACTAAGTTTACAATTAAACCACCCACACCCTAA
- the LOC139844019 gene encoding uncharacterized protein, whose amino-acid sequence MATEFNNQKMEDLCNKEGFQQQFSSPYTPQMNEVAEKKNRTLIETAGTMLADSELPVIFWSKVNPKAVTGRLMGYVNACKRVFNLDSRCVKEQTAIDIQRHAPIPAGKGFQWQFDYDELFDSFHLSEENSNDEIAAQMMYNMCISSENASDVRVQSGIPIKTETSTHEFGPNNGESDFDASIPQLEHTLCLCLIQPRGYKPCGLKWILKNKKDDQGIVIRNKARLVVTGYQQIPDIDYDKMHVKSAFLYGTLQEIVYVTQPPGFTDLHHPEKVFLLEKELYVLHQAPRACKKDRVFLKWTPSLGLWYPHNDGFELTTYSDYDYGGCKRDFKSTSGGCQFLGSRLVSWQCKKQTAVAQLTC is encoded by the exons ATGGCTACCGAATTTAATAATCAGAAGATGGAGGATTTATGTAATAAAGAAGGCTTTCAACAACAGTTTAGTTCTCCTTATACTCCACAGATGAATGAAGTTGCTGAAAAGAAGAATAGAACTCTAATTGAAACTGCCGGAACTATGTTAGCTGACTCAGAATTACCTGTTATCTTCTGGA GTAAAGTCAATCCAAAGGCAGTTACAGGGAGATTAATGGGTTATGTAAATGCATGTAAGAGGGTATTCAATCTTGATTCTCGGTGTGTAAAAGAACAAACTGCAATTGATATTCAAAGACATGCTCCTATTCCAGCTGGTAAAGGCTTTCAATGGCAGTTTGATTATGATGAACTTTTTGATTCATTCCATCTTTCCGAAGAGAACTCTAATGATGAGATTGCTGCACAAATGATGTATAATATGTGTATCTCTTCTGAGAATGCGTCTGATGTGCGTGTACAATCTGGTATTCCGATCAAAACAGAGACTAGTACTCATGAGTTTGGCCCCAATAATGGTGAATCAGATTTTGATGCATCTATCCCACAATTGGAGCACACCCTCTGCTTATGTT TGATTCAACCAAGAGGCTATAAACCGTGTGGATTAAAGTGGATTTTGAAAAATAAGAAAGATGATCAAGGGATTGTGATTCGGAATAAAGCTAGATTAGTAGTCACGGGTTATCAGCAGATACCAGACATTGACTATGACAAG ATGCATGTGAAGAGTGCATTCTTGTATGGCACTCTACAAGAAATAGTGTATGTGACTCAGCCACCGGGTTTTACTGATCTACATCATCCAGAGAAGGTGTTTCTCCTAGAGAAAGAACTTTATGTTCTTCATCAAGCTCCGAGAGCTTG TAAAAAAGATCGTGTGTTTCTCAAGTGGACTCCTAGTTTGGGCCTATGGTATCCGCATAATGATGGGTTTGAGTTAACAACGTATAGTGATTATGACTACGGGGGatgcaaaagagattttaaatctaCATCTGGTGGATGTCAGTTTCTGGGGAGCAGATTAGTGAGCTGGCAGTGTAAGAAACAAACTGCTGTTGCACAATTAACCTGTTAA